The Thunnus thynnus chromosome 1, fThuThy2.1, whole genome shotgun sequence nucleotide sequence tgtagcatcCTACTGTAGTTAGTTGCTTTGTAAAACGATGTGCTTCTCTTCACTTTGTGCTCGACCTCACAAATATGAAAGCTACACTCCTGAGCAGTGGTctttcagttgttgtttttttggcctTGTTAGTTTTCACCAGCCATATATTCTTTATTACTTAAGGTGAGATTATTAATCACGCAACTTTTGAGCTGTTGTCAAACGTGGTGTTGCATAGCAACCAGAATGACATAACATCACTTGTGGCCTTGGACATTTTGCTCCATCCACTGCTGCCGATACTCGTAtctttgtgtttgaaaagatgCATCATGCCTGATTATTATCTCAGTCTCCTCTCAAAGAAAAAGCAACACATGAACTTTCCTTGCACAAACTATTCTACAATCTACATTACGTGAATGATTAAATCAGTAATTATTTATGCTTCCTCTTGTAGCTCGAGTCCAGGTTGTGCTCGGTCAGGTCATGGATCAGCGCTCGGTCCCGTCAGGTGCGACTTTTCCAGTGACGGTAGAGATGTGAGCTCTGGGTCATCCAGCCCGCGAAGATCCGCCCAGTTATTTCATCCTGAGCGTCAGAGGATAATTATCCATCATTGTCTGAGCCCGAGGTTGATTATATTTATTCAGAGGCTCGGTTATAGTTAgactctctcttttcttccctctctccgTTTCGTTCTCTTttgtcctctctctttctgtttataGCGGCTCAGCCCATCTGCTAGCTGCACATGaatttttaatgtctttgccCCCGAGCTGTGCAGTGTCAACAGAACATTGCTGCTGTGTGAAAAAACTGGTAACTTTCATTTGCCTCTGTTCTTTATGTTAAACTTTAGGTGCTGCTGGTGTTTAAATACTCTGAGGCGCAGAAATCTATTAAGAACTCATTGTGTATTTTACAAAGTGCAGCCAGTTTAGCTCAGTTTCATATAAATCAGCTTTTCTGTCAATAGTGGGTTCGCAGAACCAGTTAGCCTCCTTACTATATGCGCAGACATCTCGCAGCTCCGCGGGGACATAGTTCAATGCCCTGTGGCTATTTTCCTCTAATTAACATTCAAGTTGCAAAACACAAGTTGTAATGTTGAACCATTATTGCATCGACCTTCCTTCACAGCATCAATGTCATAATCACCTTCCTCTGGTTTGTTTTAAACTAGAATAGAAAGTGATTATTTAATACATTAGAGAGTAGttgaataataaatcaatacTCAGGCTGTATGACAAGCCCTTTAATGTCGGTATGACAGCACAGTGGAAAACAGGATTAAAACCGTGTGcacacatttgtgtttgtgtgtgtgtgtgtgtgtgtgaatgagctgaaggcactcacacacaaacacacacacacacacaaacacacacatacacacgtacatTCACATCTTATGTTCGTTTATGAGTTGGGAATAAAATCTTCTTGAAGGCCCTCCTGAAGTCTCGGTTAAAAATAGTGTAAATGATGGGATTCAGGCAGCTGTTGCAGTAACCGATCCAGAAAAAGAGGTTGAAGAGTGTGTCGGGGATCGTACagttctctctgcagacagcgTGGAGACTGTAAGTAAAGAAGAACGGGAACCAGCAGAGAACAAAAACCCCCATCACCACCGCCAGAACAAACGTGAAGCGCTTCTCCCTCATTTGCGCCACTTTGTTTTTGGACAGAGACATCTGCCGGCTACGGAGAGGcacaggagaagaaaggaggaagTGATGGGAGCAGTGGTCAGATGATGCCCATGATATGGAGGCACAGGAAGGAGGAGGCTTCAACCTGTTTGCTGTTCCCTCAGAGTCCTTTCCCTCCTCTGTTTTCACCCTCCCGCCGGCTCTCCTGGGGAAGCGgagtgaagaagaaaatgatgaGGATGTTTTTATCTCGCAGCTCCTCTCCTCTAAGGCAATATCATCCAGCTCTCCTCTCTtgtgactgctgctgttgctgtctaCATTGGAGGAGCTGTGTCGCTTCGCAGGTGGCGGGCTGTCCAGCTCGTACTGGGGTTTCCCGCAGCTGGTTCCCTTTCTTTGGCAAGTCCTGGCGGTGCCCACAAAGCAGGTCTCGGACTGCGACGGCTGCCGCTCCATCACGTTCTTCGCCACAAACACAGTGGAGGCCCGCTGCTTAGCAACATGGTAGATCTTACAATAAACAAGTATCATGATGACTCCTGGGGCGAAGAAGGACACGAGGCAGGAGGACAGGATGTACCACGTCTGGTTGTTGAGAAGACACTCCTGcctttgtgtgttgttgtccGCCTCCATGTCCAAATCCCAACTCTCCTCTTTCTGTGTCATAAGGAGTGGCGGGGAAGAGATGACGATAGATATGAGCCACACGATGCTGATCATTGCTTTAATCCGTTTGGGCGTCCGTTTGCGGTTGTAGCTGACAGCTTTAGTGACAGACCAGTAGCGGTCAAGGCTGATGGCGCAGAGATGGACAATGGAGGAAGTACAAAAGAGGACATCCAGAGCCAGGTAGAAGGAGCACCAGGTGGAACCAAAGTACCAGTAGCCCATGACCTGGAAAGACAAGAAACCAATTGAGATATGTTAATTACTCATGTAAGCACCATTAATGAACtgcaggagaaaagaaaaagtgtttattcatattttattcttcAATCAGCTTCAGTCAGTCAGGGCGGCCTTGATTGAGGTGTCTAAAGGATTATttcacttcaaaataaaaattcagTCAATATCTCATTACTGCCACGCTGTCTGAAACGGTTTAGCTTGTAAGGAAACCTCACAGAGAGTTTTCCCCAGTGGTTTCATCTCTGCCCATCTCAGTCGGCTTCAAATTGATTGAAGCCAACAATCTTTTCAGAACCACATAAAATATCCATCATATTCTTCCACAGCTTGTGCTTTTACTTTTGTGGTCCTCTGCAGTTTAATTAAGGGAGTTTAAAGAGGAAGGTCCGACATTTACCTCTTCATCACCTGTATGGTCCTCGCTGGCAGGAGCTAATGAAGTAAGTATTGGACCTTCTTAGCTGCAATGAAATTGATTGGCTGCAAAACTTGAGTAGTCAAGGAGATGGCTGAGATGAAACTATTGAAAGCCTTGTATTTGGTTTGCTTCAATGAGACAAACTTCAATGAGGTATTGATTGATGCTGAAACAACCGTTTAATCAGTTAGTGAATCAACATTTATGAAAAATCTCTGTTATTTGTCAAACAACAAGactctacagccatgctagtggctctgtaaGGCTGTACTTGTGTATGTATCTATGTAGTGGTGTTCTGAGCTAAAtgttaccatgctaacatgCGCACAA carries:
- the LOC137195148 gene encoding alpha-2Db adrenergic receptor-like translates to MNFSDVSTPVMATMPPTLPPNSSLENVSQASSSSPRSPPLPPHSQVASVFIVLVVTVIILGTVVGNVLVVVAVFTSRALRAPQNLFLVSLASADILVATLVIPFSLANEVMGYWYFGSTWCSFYLALDVLFCTSSIVHLCAISLDRYWSVTKAVSYNRKRTPKRIKAMISIVWLISIVISSPPLLMTQKEESWDLDMEADNNTQRQECLLNNQTWYILSSCLVSFFAPGVIMILVYCKIYHVAKQRASTVFVAKNVMERQPSQSETCFVGTARTCQRKGTSCGKPQYELDSPPPAKRHSSSNVDSNSSSHKRGELDDIALEERSCEIKTSSSFSSSLRFPRRAGGRVKTEEGKDSEGTANRLKPPPSCASISWASSDHCSHHFLLSSPVPLRSRQMSLSKNKVAQMREKRFTFVLAVVMGVFVLCWFPFFFTYSLHAVCRENCTIPDTLFNLFFWIGYCNSCLNPIIYTIFNRDFRRAFKKILFPTHKRT